Part of the Tolypothrix sp. NIES-4075 genome is shown below.
CTTAGTGATACGCGATCGCCTAATACCAAACGGGCTTATGAGAAAGATTTGCGGGACTTTTTCTTATTTATATCGGGGCGGCTACCCGACCAAAATTTAGTGTTGGAATTTCTGCACTTAGAGCAGCGTCACGCCGTCGCGGTAGTTCTTAAATATAAAGCTCACCTGGTCAATAAGAAGAAACTGGCAGAAGCAACAGTCAATCGGCGGCTGAGTGCAATTAAGTCTTTAACCGCGATGGGTCGTAAGTTGGGGGTGTGTAACTATACTTTGGAAGATGTTAAGGGGGAGCATGTTGAATCGTACCGCGATACAACAGGCATTCCACCGACTGATTTTGCCAAAGTACTGGCACTGGTTGATAGAAAAACTCTTAAGGGTAAACGCGATTATGCAATCTTGCGCTTGTTGTGGGATAATGCGCTGCGGCGTAGTGAAGTATGTAATTTAAATGTGGGTGATTTTAATGCCCAATCAAGCACTTTATCTATATTAGGTAAGGGCAAGGGGACTCAAAAAACAGTAGTTGATTTGAGTCGCAAAACCGTTGAAGCGATCGCAGACTGGTTGATAGCGAGTAAAAGGGCAAGTAAATTAAAACAGCCGCTATTTACGGTGATTGCTTACAACGGC
Proteins encoded:
- a CDS encoding tyrosine-type recombinase/integrase; protein product: MADGLSENITLLETAYTLAIGDDFCIDGDPDVIDQLLSDTRSPNTKRAYEKDLRDFFLFISGRLPDQNLVLEFLHLEQRHAVAVVLKYKAHLVNKKKLAEATVNRRLSAIKSLTAMGRKLGVCNYTLEDVKGEHVESYRDTTGIPPTDFAKVLALVDRKTLKGKRDYAILRLLWDNALRRSEVCNLNVGDFNAQSSTLSILGKGKGTQKTVVDLSRKTVEAIADWLIASKRASKLKQPLFTVIAYNGNGKRLTGEAIRRLVSSLCKQVGITKQMSPHRVRHSSITTVLDKNNGNYRATQRFSRHAKPDTVMKYDDNRQKMQKQMTDILADLV